A single region of the Sorghum bicolor cultivar BTx623 chromosome 7, Sorghum_bicolor_NCBIv3, whole genome shotgun sequence genome encodes:
- the LOC110437063 gene encoding putative disease resistance RPP13-like protein 3 isoform X1, which produces MYVHIDLHRFLMRRPPTFANLKDQTKNRERDQIRGGRNPALSTLTERAQGPEEDDRSMAAAGIAVSVSMGALKPVLEKLATLLGDKYKKLKGLRKEVSFLMEELSDMKVLLENMDNAEDELNSQAKKWRKDIIDMSYDIEDCIDNFMDRVGDADDKVGILKKASHYLRTIKDRYRIANQINEIKSRVMEASKRRDRYNLNVCTSGSTTIVAVDPRLTALYTDSTTLVGIGTQKEELVKWVEDEEKQLKVMSIVGFGGLGKTTLANEVYHDVEGHFNSKAFVPVSQKPDVPRLLSSVCSKLGVLQSSHACEVQELIDTLREYLCDKRYLIVLDDLWEVKHWDIISCAFPKNSQQSRLIVTTRIEGVAQACCKDHGRIHYMKPLSDADSRKLFFRRIFGTEDTCPPQFTEVSSEILKKCGGLPLAIVTMASSLADQPKEHWDYIQRSIVTESAANSLADMMQILDLSYKHLPHHLRACFLYLGIYPEDYEIERDQLIYLWVAERIVTSKSPMQDVKDVAESCFNELVNRNMIQPESYYYRVHDMMLDLIIKRCREGNFVSVVHSAQVVVERQDRVHRLSVSLSDVPDDDSIFQLATNCCRSQVRSLVFLGASKWMPPLLELKSLRVLFLQFPKHLKTMDLTGVGQLSQLRYLKVNGIFYSDTSIVLPSEIGRMRHLERLEIPYTYICSTPSDIVDLPRLSHLILPEDTSLLDGIGKMKSLRTLRSFLLAESSPEDIKGLSELNKLEDLRMSCRRSRNNREHRPKRADGDTPTAIWMDALIFSLEKLSNLKSFFLSSEFTAVKADALLLLSPPFQNLEVLYLHGLIFSRVPRWIGGLQKLCRLTLGAKQMTQEDINIIGTLPYLTGLRLRISGMPTGTIVIGGTTGFNALEFFVYDCDVMSYLAFEDGAMPSLQKLGLLLDPHKWDKVTPLGLQCLSNLKKITVWTVATSYSNDAGAGDKESEEMSAAALVRKVFQEAANAHPSHLAYTFHEGLDRPAEEAQE; this is translated from the exons ATGTATGTGCACATCGATCTCCATCGATTTCTCATGCGCAGGCCGCCTACCTTTGCTAATTTGAAGGACCAAACTAAgaacagagagagagatcagATCAGAGGAGGGAGGAACCCGGCTCTCTCAACACTCACTGAGCGCGCCCAAGGACCGGAGGAGGACGATAGATCGATGGCGGCCGCGGGCATCGCAGTCAGCGTTTCCATGGGGGCTCTGAAGCCTGTCTTGGAAAAGCTTGCCACGCTCCTGGgcgacaagtacaagaagctcAAGGGTCTACGGAAGGAGGTGTCCTTCCTCATGGAAGAGTTAAGCGACATGAAAGTCCTCCTTGAGAACATGGACAATGCTGAGGATGAACTCAATTCGCAGGCCAAGAAATGGAGGAAAGATATAATTGATATGTCATATGATATTGAAGATTGCATTGACAACTTCATGGACCGTGTTGGGGATGCCGATGATAAGGTGGGGATCCTCAAGAAAGCTTCTCACTATCTGAGAACTATCAAGGATCGGTACCGCATAGCCAATCAGATCAATGAGATCAAGAGTCGTGTGATGGAAGCAAGCAAACGCCGAGATAGGTACAATCTCAATGTGTGCACCTCTGGTTCTACCACAATAGTGGCTGTTGATCCTCGCCTGACTGCACTTTACACGGATTCAACAACCCTTGTGGGCATTGGCACTCAAAAGGAAGAACTTGTCAAATGGGTAGAGGATGAAGAGAAACAACTAAAGGTGATGTCAATAGTAGGATTTGGAGGTTTAGGCAAGACCACGCTTGCCAATGAGGTATATCATGACGTTGAAGGGCATTTCAATAGCAAGGCATTTGTGCCAGTTTCTCAGAAGCCAGACGTACCAAGGCTACTTAGCAGTGTGTGTTCAAAACTTGGGGTGCTTCAATCTTCTCATGCTTGCGAAGTCCAAGAGCTAATCGATACTTTGAGAGAATACCTGTGTGATAAGAG GTACCTCATtgtacttgatgatttgtgggAAGTGAAACATTGGGATATCATTAGTTGTGCTTTTCCAAAGAATAGTCAACAAAGCAGGCTTATTGTGACTACAAGAATTGAAGGTGTGGCTCAGGCATGTTGCAAGGACCATGGGCGCATTCATTATATGAAACCACTAAGTGACGCGGACTCAAGAAAGTTATTCTTTAGAAGGATTTTTGGCACTGAAGATACTTGCCCTCCTCAGTTCACAGAAGTTTCATCTGAAATTCTAAAGAAGTGCGGTGGTTTGCCACTTGCAATTGTCACTATGGCTAGCTCTTTAGCAGACCAACCCAAAGAGCACTGGGACTACATACAACGTTCTATAGTCACTGAATCTGCAGCAAACTCCTTGGCTGACATGATGCAGATCTTAGACCTGAGCTATAAGCACCTTCCTCATCATCTAAGAGCATGCTTTTTGTATCTCGGTATTTATCCTGAGGACTACGAGATTGAAAGGGATCAGCTGATTTACTTGTGGGTGGCAGAACGTATTGTGACGAGCAAGTCTCCTATGCAAGATGTAAAGGATGTAGCAGAGAGCTGTTTCAATGAACTTGTCAATAGGAACATGATTCAACCAGAATCCTATTACTACAGAGTACATGATATGATGCTCGATCTAATCATAAAGAGGTGCAGAGAAGGTAATTTTGTAAGTGTTGTGCACAGTGCACAGGTGGTGGTAGAACGGCAAGACAGGGTTCATCGTCTGTCAGTCAGCTTGAGTGATGTTCCAGATGATGACTCCATATTTCAGCTGGCCACTAATTGCTGCCGATCACAAGTTCGTTCTCTTGTCTTCCTTGGAGCATCAAAATGGATGCCTCCACTGTTAGAGCTTAAGTCTCTTCGGGTGCTTTTCCTTCAATTTCCGAAGCACCTGAAGACAATGGACCTCACAGGTGTTGGCCAATTGTCTCAACTGAGATACTTAAAGGTTAATGGGATATTCTATTCAGATACTTCTATTGTGCTACCAAGTGAAATTGGAAGGATGCGACATTTGGAGAGGCTGGAAATACCTTATACATACATTTGCAGCACTCCATCAGATATTGTTGACTTGCCACGCTTGTCACATCTCATCTTGCCAGAGGATACAAGTTTGCTAGACGGGATTGGGAAGATGAAATCTCTGCGTACGCTGAGGTCATTTTTATTAGCAGAGAGCTCACCAGAGGATATTAAGGGCCTCAGCGAACTCAACAAGCTGGAAGACTTGCGGATGAGTTGCCGCAGAAGCAGAAACAACCGCGAGCATAGGCCGAAACGAGCCGATGGTGATACGCCGACAGCTATATGGATGGATGCTCTGATTTTTTCCCTGGAGAAACTAAGTAACCTCAAAAGCTTTTTCCTGTCATCTGAATTTACTGCTGTcaaagccgatgccctgctctTGCTTTCACCTCCTTTCCAAAATCTCGAGGTGCTCTATCTGCACGGACTGATCTTCTCTAGAGTTCCTAGGTGGATCGGAGGTCTCCAAAAGCTTTGTCGGTTGACACTCGGAGCAAAGCAGATGACCCAGGAAGATATTAACATCATTGGAACACTGCCCTATCTCACCGGCCTCCGGCTGCGGATCTCAGGCATGCCAACAGGCACGATCGTGATAGGTGGGACCACAGGGTTCAACGCTCTCGAGTTTTTTGTGTACGACTGTGATGTTATGTCATATCTGGCATTTGAGGACGGAGCTATGCCCAGCCTCCAGAAGCTTGGTTTACTACTGGATCCACATAAATGGGACAAGGTTACACCTCTTGGTCTCCAATGTCTTTCGAACCTCAAGAAAATAACTGTATGGACGGTTGCCACCAGTTATAGCAACGACGCAGGAGCGGGTGACAAAGAATCAGAGGAGATGTCTGCGGCTGCTTTGGTCCGCAAGGTGTTTCAGGAAGCAGCCAACGCACATCCGAGTCACCTAGCATATACCTTTCACGAAGGGCTTGATAG GCCGGCAGAGGAGGCACAAGAGTAG
- the LOC110437063 gene encoding putative disease resistance RPP13-like protein 3 isoform X2: protein MAAAGIAVSVSMGALKPVLEKLATLLGDKYKKLKGLRKEVSFLMEELSDMKVLLENMDNAEDELNSQAKKWRKDIIDMSYDIEDCIDNFMDRVGDADDKVGILKKASHYLRTIKDRYRIANQINEIKSRVMEASKRRDRYNLNVCTSGSTTIVAVDPRLTALYTDSTTLVGIGTQKEELVKWVEDEEKQLKVMSIVGFGGLGKTTLANEVYHDVEGHFNSKAFVPVSQKPDVPRLLSSVCSKLGVLQSSHACEVQELIDTLREYLCDKRYLIVLDDLWEVKHWDIISCAFPKNSQQSRLIVTTRIEGVAQACCKDHGRIHYMKPLSDADSRKLFFRRIFGTEDTCPPQFTEVSSEILKKCGGLPLAIVTMASSLADQPKEHWDYIQRSIVTESAANSLADMMQILDLSYKHLPHHLRACFLYLGIYPEDYEIERDQLIYLWVAERIVTSKSPMQDVKDVAESCFNELVNRNMIQPESYYYRVHDMMLDLIIKRCREGNFVSVVHSAQVVVERQDRVHRLSVSLSDVPDDDSIFQLATNCCRSQVRSLVFLGASKWMPPLLELKSLRVLFLQFPKHLKTMDLTGVGQLSQLRYLKVNGIFYSDTSIVLPSEIGRMRHLERLEIPYTYICSTPSDIVDLPRLSHLILPEDTSLLDGIGKMKSLRTLRSFLLAESSPEDIKGLSELNKLEDLRMSCRRSRNNREHRPKRADGDTPTAIWMDALIFSLEKLSNLKSFFLSSEFTAVKADALLLLSPPFQNLEVLYLHGLIFSRVPRWIGGLQKLCRLTLGAKQMTQEDINIIGTLPYLTGLRLRISGMPTGTIVIGGTTGFNALEFFVYDCDVMSYLAFEDGAMPSLQKLGLLLDPHKWDKVTPLGLQCLSNLKKITVWTVATSYSNDAGAGDKESEEMSAAALVRKVFQEAANAHPSHLAYTFHEGLDRPAEEAQE, encoded by the exons ATGGCGGCCGCGGGCATCGCAGTCAGCGTTTCCATGGGGGCTCTGAAGCCTGTCTTGGAAAAGCTTGCCACGCTCCTGGgcgacaagtacaagaagctcAAGGGTCTACGGAAGGAGGTGTCCTTCCTCATGGAAGAGTTAAGCGACATGAAAGTCCTCCTTGAGAACATGGACAATGCTGAGGATGAACTCAATTCGCAGGCCAAGAAATGGAGGAAAGATATAATTGATATGTCATATGATATTGAAGATTGCATTGACAACTTCATGGACCGTGTTGGGGATGCCGATGATAAGGTGGGGATCCTCAAGAAAGCTTCTCACTATCTGAGAACTATCAAGGATCGGTACCGCATAGCCAATCAGATCAATGAGATCAAGAGTCGTGTGATGGAAGCAAGCAAACGCCGAGATAGGTACAATCTCAATGTGTGCACCTCTGGTTCTACCACAATAGTGGCTGTTGATCCTCGCCTGACTGCACTTTACACGGATTCAACAACCCTTGTGGGCATTGGCACTCAAAAGGAAGAACTTGTCAAATGGGTAGAGGATGAAGAGAAACAACTAAAGGTGATGTCAATAGTAGGATTTGGAGGTTTAGGCAAGACCACGCTTGCCAATGAGGTATATCATGACGTTGAAGGGCATTTCAATAGCAAGGCATTTGTGCCAGTTTCTCAGAAGCCAGACGTACCAAGGCTACTTAGCAGTGTGTGTTCAAAACTTGGGGTGCTTCAATCTTCTCATGCTTGCGAAGTCCAAGAGCTAATCGATACTTTGAGAGAATACCTGTGTGATAAGAG GTACCTCATtgtacttgatgatttgtgggAAGTGAAACATTGGGATATCATTAGTTGTGCTTTTCCAAAGAATAGTCAACAAAGCAGGCTTATTGTGACTACAAGAATTGAAGGTGTGGCTCAGGCATGTTGCAAGGACCATGGGCGCATTCATTATATGAAACCACTAAGTGACGCGGACTCAAGAAAGTTATTCTTTAGAAGGATTTTTGGCACTGAAGATACTTGCCCTCCTCAGTTCACAGAAGTTTCATCTGAAATTCTAAAGAAGTGCGGTGGTTTGCCACTTGCAATTGTCACTATGGCTAGCTCTTTAGCAGACCAACCCAAAGAGCACTGGGACTACATACAACGTTCTATAGTCACTGAATCTGCAGCAAACTCCTTGGCTGACATGATGCAGATCTTAGACCTGAGCTATAAGCACCTTCCTCATCATCTAAGAGCATGCTTTTTGTATCTCGGTATTTATCCTGAGGACTACGAGATTGAAAGGGATCAGCTGATTTACTTGTGGGTGGCAGAACGTATTGTGACGAGCAAGTCTCCTATGCAAGATGTAAAGGATGTAGCAGAGAGCTGTTTCAATGAACTTGTCAATAGGAACATGATTCAACCAGAATCCTATTACTACAGAGTACATGATATGATGCTCGATCTAATCATAAAGAGGTGCAGAGAAGGTAATTTTGTAAGTGTTGTGCACAGTGCACAGGTGGTGGTAGAACGGCAAGACAGGGTTCATCGTCTGTCAGTCAGCTTGAGTGATGTTCCAGATGATGACTCCATATTTCAGCTGGCCACTAATTGCTGCCGATCACAAGTTCGTTCTCTTGTCTTCCTTGGAGCATCAAAATGGATGCCTCCACTGTTAGAGCTTAAGTCTCTTCGGGTGCTTTTCCTTCAATTTCCGAAGCACCTGAAGACAATGGACCTCACAGGTGTTGGCCAATTGTCTCAACTGAGATACTTAAAGGTTAATGGGATATTCTATTCAGATACTTCTATTGTGCTACCAAGTGAAATTGGAAGGATGCGACATTTGGAGAGGCTGGAAATACCTTATACATACATTTGCAGCACTCCATCAGATATTGTTGACTTGCCACGCTTGTCACATCTCATCTTGCCAGAGGATACAAGTTTGCTAGACGGGATTGGGAAGATGAAATCTCTGCGTACGCTGAGGTCATTTTTATTAGCAGAGAGCTCACCAGAGGATATTAAGGGCCTCAGCGAACTCAACAAGCTGGAAGACTTGCGGATGAGTTGCCGCAGAAGCAGAAACAACCGCGAGCATAGGCCGAAACGAGCCGATGGTGATACGCCGACAGCTATATGGATGGATGCTCTGATTTTTTCCCTGGAGAAACTAAGTAACCTCAAAAGCTTTTTCCTGTCATCTGAATTTACTGCTGTcaaagccgatgccctgctctTGCTTTCACCTCCTTTCCAAAATCTCGAGGTGCTCTATCTGCACGGACTGATCTTCTCTAGAGTTCCTAGGTGGATCGGAGGTCTCCAAAAGCTTTGTCGGTTGACACTCGGAGCAAAGCAGATGACCCAGGAAGATATTAACATCATTGGAACACTGCCCTATCTCACCGGCCTCCGGCTGCGGATCTCAGGCATGCCAACAGGCACGATCGTGATAGGTGGGACCACAGGGTTCAACGCTCTCGAGTTTTTTGTGTACGACTGTGATGTTATGTCATATCTGGCATTTGAGGACGGAGCTATGCCCAGCCTCCAGAAGCTTGGTTTACTACTGGATCCACATAAATGGGACAAGGTTACACCTCTTGGTCTCCAATGTCTTTCGAACCTCAAGAAAATAACTGTATGGACGGTTGCCACCAGTTATAGCAACGACGCAGGAGCGGGTGACAAAGAATCAGAGGAGATGTCTGCGGCTGCTTTGGTCCGCAAGGTGTTTCAGGAAGCAGCCAACGCACATCCGAGTCACCTAGCATATACCTTTCACGAAGGGCTTGATAG GCCGGCAGAGGAGGCACAAGAGTAG
- the LOC8064345 gene encoding uncharacterized protein LOC8064345 gives MIMAAIPPVTAARSPGGGDDDVSIRMPAAAAATAGGAVLLQPTREVDGGAPAKSKPPENHLSRFVHCVAFGEWAGNAFGALAFVWATGVLLGGFCSSLNRQDFWVATIMIFIESFRIFSHRYKLDGQSLFGSTRALRWRNSYFIRMLGRPQEGNEVVLVVCLWLNLIAILCFDIIHKLEIGIILWVVLAMAVFVTWSWRPRRPKRWQKQALAIAYVLGISRDIVRGLLHLKAPQVLSYLVYILPDIIVAVPLLMLNLRPRRIASLTSTPCGRKLISLAKLTSALCLAIFGLLIMLADTETHFYNTILPILENLVQPFTLLVLSLRSLQNHQGSLFGRCTDAIMHISLIFHFVVLLSMILAYVSEPGLSTLSCAGLSLVLLLVLLLSGNLQIPAAVVQVVLSSLRLKDLLVAHTDYNSLPKGSSNNMVAAIAVFYVLALCQGSLYIMASFLGLFSCFPRRWLMRRSKFGGKLGAKAIDLYYDRAYATRMEMGLFGAARGTMTLAHFAIESLSSSSSSRDLQVAGLCVLHNMLQERSTQDQLILRVTSSSGIAVSSTLIDMLAWTAEVEEEGYAIRLLAARVTAELASSLRISSIPGMLKPVSSLLKLAENTDAVVVVVPNELQGPGHHQQTPLAIANGGSSTSNGRWRAWVCRFWQRMKQEYWSVPEEPAALLTHQHSSLPLLGMVILVKLARDLDNCGEIFKDDTVNLISKTIGIIGLATSDNEQDDALVCSSLEFLRRLATTGERIGAALRHELWNQPFLLTCLARVLEDDRSPQVWEPAMDIIAKLALDSAAGLEIGRNQVITARLLHVFLGRHGPTNMYYDQSLRKVSGEALANLALWGTGNCSTILEEPGYQVVNDLTSMLSDDDYRYVASSLLLKLCAHSSVNLLLSHPHASEHLSSALTTVMKHIMAAEGKLLECLINLASEIDGVIREAFARELESQTNSGIELVQKLLCTLNSKKIPNPGYPRMRRVIIKILISILESCHRTVERLMEEGMVEHLIESLTKIQRSPSRVEEYKVFYGNIGVVLEDGEPISILVARAKALLVCRTTQTTAELRHPTGDHL, from the exons ATGATAATGGCGGCCATACCACCAGTAACAGCAGCAAGAAGCCCCGGTGGCGGCGACGATGATGTCTCCATCCGaatgcctgctgctgctgctgcgacgGCGGGTGGCGCGGTGCTGCTGCAGCCGACGAGGGAGGTGGACGGCGGTGCTCCCGCGAAATCTAAGCCGCCGGAGAATCACCTGAGCCGCTTCGTGCACTGTGTTGCGTTCGGCGAGTGGGCGGGCAACGCTTTCGGTGCTCTGGCCTTCGTGTGGGCGACGGGGGTCCTCCTTGGCGGCTTCTGCTCCTCCCTCAACCGCCAGGATTTCTGGGTTGCCACCATCATGATCTTCATCGAATCCTTCAG GATTTTCAGCCACCGCTATAAACTAGACGGCCAGTCTTTATTCGGGAGCACAAGAGCACTGAGATGGAGAAACTCCTATTTCATTCGCATGTTGGGGCGACCACAGGAAGGGAATGAAGTGGTGCTGGTCGTATGTTTGTGGCTCAACCTCATTGCCATACTTTGTTTTGACATCATTCACAAGCTGGAGATTGGCATAATactttgggtagttcttgcgaTGGCAGTATTTGTTACATGGAGCTGGCGTCCACGGCGGCCCAAACGGTGGCAAAAACAGGCTCTCGCAATTGCCTACGTACTTGGTATTTCTAGAGACATTGTACGAGGACTGTTGCATCTCAAAGCGCCACAAGTGCTATCTTATCTTGTTTACATATTACCAGACATAATAGTGGCTGTGCCATTGTTGATGCTCAACTTGAGGCCCCGGAGGATTGCCAGCCTAACAAGTACTCCTTGCGGACGCAAATTAATATCCTTGGCTAAACTTACTTCAGCTTTATGCTTGGCTATTTTTGGGCTGCTGATCATGCTTGCTGACACCGAGACCCACTTCTACAACACAATTCTACCAATCCTTGAAAATCTCGTCCAACCGTTCACTCTACTGGTACTATCACTTCGCAGCCTtcagaatcatcaaggtagCCTGTTTGGTCGCTGCACTGACGCTATCATGCACATATCTCTCATTTTCCATTTCGTGGTATTACTCTCAATGATCTTGGCCTATGTTTCCGAGCCCGGTTTATCCACACTTTCTTGTGCTGGCCTGTCATTGGTGTTACTGTTAGTGTTGCTGCTGAGTGGCAACTTGCAGATACCCGCAGCCGTCGTCCAAGTCGTGCTCTCATCCCTGCGCTTAAAAGATTTGCTAGTGGCTCACACTGATTATAACTCGCTGCCGAAAGGCAGTAGCAACAACATGGTGGCAGCAATAGCTGTCTTCTATGTGCTGGCGCTGTGTCAAGGATCACTATACATCATGGCAAGCTTTCTTGGGCTTTTCTCCTGCTTTCCTCGCCGATGGCTCATGCGAAGGTCCAAATTCGGTGGAAAGCTGGGAGCAAAGGCGATTGATCTCTACTACGACCGCGCGTACGCGACACGGATGGAGATGGGCCTGTTTGGTGCAGCAAGAGGCACCATGACCTTGGCCCACTTCGCCATCGAGTCCCTCAGCTCCAGCAGCTCTTCACGTGACCTACAGGTGGCTGGCCTCTGTGTTCTTCACAACATGTTGCAGGAACGGAGCACCCAAGACCAGCTCATTCTTAGAGTCACCAGCAGTTCCGGCATAGCAGTGTCATCCACCTTGATCGACATGCTTGCCTGGACTGCAGAAGTGGAGGAAGAAGGCTATGCCATCAGGCTGCTCGCCGCTAGGGTCACAGCCGAGCTTGCTAGCAGCCTCAGAATTAGCAGCATCCCAGGCATGTTGAAGCCGGTGTCCTCACTCCTTAAGCTTGCCGAGAATACTGAtgctgtggtggtggtggtgcctaATGAATTGCAAGGACCAGGTCATCATCAGCAAACCCCTCTTGCTATTgctaatggagggagtagtactAGTAATGGAAGGTGGCGCGCTTGGGTCTGCCGGTTTTGGCAGCGGATGAAACAGGAGTACTGGTCCGTACCGGAGGAGCCAGCAGCCTTGTTGACTCATCAACATTCTTCGCTTCCGTTGCTGGGCATGGTAATTCTGGTGAAACTTGCTCGTGATCTTGACAACTGTGGAGAAATCTTCAAAGACGACACGGTAAACCTCATATCCAAGACCATAGGGATCATAGGCTTGGCTACTAGTGACAACGAGCAGGATGATGCACTTGTTTGTTCATCGCTGGAATTCTTGAGGAGGCTTGCAACCACTGGCGAGAGAATTGGTGCAGCACTTCGGCACGAGCTGTGGAACCAGCCTTTCTTGCTGACCTGCCTGGCACGTGTGTTGGAGGACGACCGCAGCCCTCAAGTATGGGAACCAGCCATGGATATCATAGCCAAGCTGGCCTTGGACAGTGCAGCAGGGCTGGAGATTGGGAGGAATCAAGTGATTACTGCAAGGTTACTGCATGTATTTCTAGGGCGACATGGACCAACCAACATGTACTATGATCAGTCGCTGCGGAAGGTCTCTGGGGAGGCGTTGGCAAACCTTGCACTCTGGGGCACTGGAAACTGCTCGACCATCTTGGAGGAACCGGGATATCAGGTTGTCAATGATCTCACTAGCATGCTCTCCGATGACGACTACAGATATGTTGCATCAAGTCTACTGCTGAAACTTTGTGCACACTCCAGCGTCAACCTGCTGCTGAGTCATCCACACGCAAGTGAGCACCTGTCATCGGCCTTGACCACT GTAATGAAACATATAATGGCTGCAGAGGGCAAACTACTGGAATGCCTCATAAACCTTGCTTCTGAAATTGATGGTGTCATACGTGAAGCATTTGCTCGTGAGCTGGAGTCACAAACCAACAGCGGGATAGAACTTGTTCAGAAGCTACTCTGTACACTCAACTCCAAGAAGATTCCCAATCCTGGATACCCAAGGATGAGAAGGGTCATAATTAAGATCCTCATATCGATTCTAGAATCATGTCATCGCACGGTGGAGAGGTTGATGGAAGAAGGGATGGTGGAACATTTAATTGAATCACTAACCAAGATACAGAGATCTCCATCTAGAGTGGAAGAGTACAAAGTGTTCTACGGCAACATAGGAGTGGTACTAGAGGATGGAGAACCCATCTCAATCCTCGTGGCCAGAGCAAAAGCGCTACTAGTTTGTCGTACAACTCAAACTACTGCGGAGCTCCGACATCCGACAGGCGATCATTTATGA